One genomic region from Amycolatopsis sp. FBCC-B4732 encodes:
- a CDS encoding sensor histidine kinase, translating into MRRAGVRARRGMLGTELAALAAALVADVVLVLRVPGGSSGWAAPLTGVLASTGTAIPVLAVLRRRFPRHVGVLGSIVAALSAISTVVSLTAHTRSQPPIAEIVAAGLLTASAGRTLEPRHAAALAPALGAVMIAAPLLRYGAGEPETLLAVAAAAYWGACVGVGLILRAADARQRDALDRVRGQERLQLARELHDLVSHHVSGIVVRTQAARAIAEANADVGGHAAVYREIEEAGGAALAAARRLVGMLRDTRDVTPLSGAVLGDVVRAAAGSTARVAVAEELDQLPVPSQVATTVHRVVTEALTNARRHAPAATEVVVSVRVEADDLVLEVVNDGVPATPRSAPGGFGITGMTERLAMLGGSLTAGPQAGARWRVAARFPLAGEDSPFDALPRGL; encoded by the coding sequence ATGCGCAGAGCGGGGGTCCGGGCCCGGCGCGGCATGCTCGGCACCGAGCTCGCGGCGCTGGCCGCGGCGCTCGTCGCCGACGTCGTGCTGGTGCTGCGCGTGCCCGGCGGAAGCAGTGGCTGGGCCGCGCCGCTGACCGGGGTCCTGGCTTCCACCGGGACGGCGATCCCGGTGCTGGCCGTGCTGCGGCGGCGCTTCCCCCGCCACGTCGGCGTGCTGGGGAGCATCGTCGCCGCGCTGTCGGCGATCAGCACGGTCGTGTCGCTCACCGCGCACACCCGGAGCCAGCCGCCGATCGCGGAGATCGTCGCCGCCGGGCTGCTCACTGCGTCGGCCGGCCGCACACTCGAGCCGAGGCACGCGGCCGCGCTGGCGCCGGCACTCGGTGCGGTGATGATCGCCGCGCCGCTGCTGCGCTACGGTGCCGGCGAACCGGAGACGCTGCTGGCGGTGGCCGCCGCCGCGTACTGGGGAGCGTGCGTCGGCGTCGGGCTGATCCTGCGGGCGGCGGACGCCAGGCAGCGGGACGCGCTGGACCGGGTGCGCGGCCAGGAACGCCTGCAGCTGGCCAGGGAACTGCACGACCTGGTGTCCCACCACGTCAGCGGGATCGTCGTCCGCACGCAGGCCGCCCGTGCGATCGCCGAAGCGAACGCGGACGTCGGCGGGCACGCGGCGGTCTACCGCGAGATCGAGGAGGCCGGCGGTGCGGCGCTGGCCGCCGCGCGCCGGCTGGTCGGGATGTTGCGGGACACCCGGGACGTGACACCGCTTTCCGGGGCCGTGCTCGGTGACGTGGTGCGCGCGGCCGCCGGCTCCACCGCCCGCGTGGCCGTCGCCGAGGAACTGGACCAGCTGCCGGTGCCGTCCCAGGTGGCCACGACCGTCCACCGCGTCGTGACCGAAGCGCTGACCAACGCCCGCCGGCACGCGCCGGCCGCGACCGAGGTGGTTGTCTCCGTTCGCGTCGAGGCCGACGACCTCGTGCTCGAGGTGGTCAACGACGGGGTCCCCGCGACGCCCCGCTCCGCGCCCGGCGGGTTCGGCATCACCGGCATGACCGAGCGGCTGGCCATGCTCGGCGGCAGCCTGACCGCGGGGCCGCAAGCAGGCGCCCGGTGGCGCGTCGCGGCGCGGTTCCCGCTCGCCGGCGAGGATTCGCCGTTCGACGCCTTGCCGAGGGGCCTCTGA